A DNA window from Camelina sativa cultivar DH55 chromosome 17, Cs, whole genome shotgun sequence contains the following coding sequences:
- the LOC104758005 gene encoding WUSCHEL-related homeobox 4 isoform X1, whose product MKVHEFSNGFSSSWDQHDSTSSLSLSCKRLRPLAPKLSGSPPSPPSSSSGVTSATFDLKSFIRPDQTGPTKFEHKRDPPQVSSLILETHPGGTRWNPTQEQIGILEMLYKGGMRTPNAQQIEHITSQLGKYGKIEGKNVFYWFQNHKARERQKQKRNNLISLSCQTSFTSTSVSNPSVTTKTRTSSSLNIRRDSMVEKQELVEENEYKRTCRSWGFENLEIEGRRNKNSSTMATTFHKIIDNVTLELFPLHPEGR is encoded by the exons atgaaggTTCATGAGTTCTCTAATGGGTTTTCTTCGTCCTGGGATCAACATGACTCGACATCATCCCTTAGCCTAAGCTGCAAACGCCTCCGACCTCTTGCGCCGAAACTTTCTGGCAGCCCTCCCTcgcctccttcttcttcctccggcgTCACTTCCGCAACTTTTGACCTAAAAAGCTTTATTAGACCCGATCAAACCGGTCCAACAAAATTTGAACATAAACGAGACCCTCCTCAAGTTAGTTCCCTTATT TTGGAAACGCACCCGGGAGGGACAAGGTGGAACCCGACTCAAGAACAGATAGGGATACTTGAGATGTTGTACAAAGGTGGAATGCGCACTCCTAACGCTCAACAAATCGAGCATATCACATCGCAACTCGGGAAGTACGGGAAAATCGAAGGGAAGAATGTGTTCTACTggttccagaaccacaaagcCCGCGAGAGACAGAAGCAGAAGAGGAACAACCTTATCAGCCTAAGTTGCCAAACCAGCTTCACGTCCACTAGTGTCTCTAACCCGAGTGTAACAACGAAGAcaagaacatcatcatcactaaacATCAGG AGAGATTCAATGGTGGAGAAGCAGGAGttagtggaagagaatgagtaTAAGAGGACATGTAGGAGCTGGGGATTTGAGAACTTGGAGAtagagggaagaagaaacaaaaacagtagTACTATGGCAACTActtttcataaaatcattgaCAATGTAACCCTCGAGCTGTTCCCTTTGCACCCTGAAGGTAGATGA
- the LOC104758005 gene encoding WUSCHEL-related homeobox 4 isoform X2, translating into MKVHEFSNGFSSSWDQHDSTSSLSLSCKRLRPLAPKLSGSPPSPPSSSSGVTSATFDLKSFIRPDQTGPTKFEHKRDPPQLETHPGGTRWNPTQEQIGILEMLYKGGMRTPNAQQIEHITSQLGKYGKIEGKNVFYWFQNHKARERQKQKRNNLISLSCQTSFTSTSVSNPSVTTKTRTSSSLNIRRDSMVEKQELVEENEYKRTCRSWGFENLEIEGRRNKNSSTMATTFHKIIDNVTLELFPLHPEGR; encoded by the exons atgaaggTTCATGAGTTCTCTAATGGGTTTTCTTCGTCCTGGGATCAACATGACTCGACATCATCCCTTAGCCTAAGCTGCAAACGCCTCCGACCTCTTGCGCCGAAACTTTCTGGCAGCCCTCCCTcgcctccttcttcttcctccggcgTCACTTCCGCAACTTTTGACCTAAAAAGCTTTATTAGACCCGATCAAACCGGTCCAACAAAATTTGAACATAAACGAGACCCTCCTCAA TTGGAAACGCACCCGGGAGGGACAAGGTGGAACCCGACTCAAGAACAGATAGGGATACTTGAGATGTTGTACAAAGGTGGAATGCGCACTCCTAACGCTCAACAAATCGAGCATATCACATCGCAACTCGGGAAGTACGGGAAAATCGAAGGGAAGAATGTGTTCTACTggttccagaaccacaaagcCCGCGAGAGACAGAAGCAGAAGAGGAACAACCTTATCAGCCTAAGTTGCCAAACCAGCTTCACGTCCACTAGTGTCTCTAACCCGAGTGTAACAACGAAGAcaagaacatcatcatcactaaacATCAGG AGAGATTCAATGGTGGAGAAGCAGGAGttagtggaagagaatgagtaTAAGAGGACATGTAGGAGCTGGGGATTTGAGAACTTGGAGAtagagggaagaagaaacaaaaacagtagTACTATGGCAACTActtttcataaaatcattgaCAATGTAACCCTCGAGCTGTTCCCTTTGCACCCTGAAGGTAGATGA